A window of the Chaetodon trifascialis isolate fChaTrf1 chromosome 9, fChaTrf1.hap1, whole genome shotgun sequence genome harbors these coding sequences:
- the LOC139336855 gene encoding uncharacterized protein, with protein sequence MSSDSLGLLPREDDSSDEEAQMHGCLTRGRSTEEQQGNPAISHLEDCFVPADVEREKDLQTDEQEQLSEPSTVMHKQSAGSKPEKFCDLDGFQPLGLDMNSDHSDTPEQTYCDSLHTSQTSLYDSDPTGSQGFWPSTSLGTYTEEHLVFRMMKDNRMQPTGIQIHSTTPTRPTSRREISANEAGTSGSNRSEKSTPTQFPVTAACCLFHPTLGSELGPAFRPLSRAAQEIVDICSVDQAGCEDPDLDTDTTAHTIYELEQELKLMTKETGQQASIFEAGSDESQDQHESHHFTWGGVSEEQKDEDAAAQRDQQSVLLLP encoded by the exons aTGTCCAGTGATAGCTTGGGTCTTCTTCCACGTGAGGACGACTCTTCAGACGAAGAAGCACAGATGCACGGATGTTTAACCAGAGGGAGATCCACAGAAGAACAGCAAGGGAATCCTGCCATATCTCATCTAGAAGATTGCTTTGTTCCTGCAGAtgtagaaagagaaaaagatttgCAGACTGATGAGCAAGAACAGCTGTCAGAACCATCCACG GTGATGCACAAGCAGAGTGCTGGGTCTAAACCAGAGAAGTTCTGTGATCTGGATGGGTTTCAGCCTCTGGGTTTGGACATGAATTCTGATCACTCAGACACACCAGAACAGACATACTGTGACTCGCTGCACACAAGCCAAACTTCACTCTACGATTCAGACCCAACAG GGTCACAGGGTTTTTGGCCAAGCACCAGCCTCGGTACCTACACTGAGGAACACCTGGTTTTCAGAATGATGAAGGACAACCGCATGCAGCCGACCGGAATTCAGATTCACTCAACCACACCCACCAGACCCACCAGTAGAAGAGAAATATCAGCGAATGAAGCTGGAACATCTG GGTCCAACCGTTCTGAAAAGTCCACACCAACTCAGTTTCCGGtgactgctgcctgctgcttgtTTCATCCCACGCTGGGCTCAGAATTGGGTCCAGCGTTTCGCCCGTTGTCCCGGGCAGCCCAAGAGATCGTGGATATCTGTAGCGTGGACCAGGCGGGCTGTGAGGACCCTGATCTGGACACTGacacaactgcacacacaatCTACGAACTGGAGCAGGAACTCAAACTCATGACCAAGG AAACAGGGCAGCAGGCTTCAATATTTGAAGCAGGAAGCGATGAAAGTCAAGATCAGCATGAAAGTCATCATTTCACATG GGGCGGAGTCAGCGAGGAACAGAAGGACGAGGATGCGGCCGCACAGAGAGACCAGCAGAGTGTCCTCTTACTACCCTGA